GAGAAATTCTCACATGCTGCAGTATTAAGACGTTTACATGAGCTTAAGCCAAAAGATATTACACAACTTGGTATTAGATCAGCGGAATATGATGAATTTGAATATGTAAAATCACATGATAATATAAATTATTTTACAAGTTATGATATTAAAGATAACATACAAAATGTATTAAATTATTTGGAGGATCTTGAAAATCCATTATATATTAGTGTTGATATTGATGTTTTAGATCCAGCATATGCACCATCTGTAGGAACTCCAGCAAGTTGTGGTATCACACCTTTTGAATTAGAAGATATGATGGCTATAATCTGTAAAAAAGATGTTATAGGACTTGATGTAGTTGAAGTTTCATCAAATACAATAGGAGATCCTACAAGTGTTAATGCAGCAAAAGTTATCTATGATTTTCTTACACATAAAAGTTAAACATGTTTTTATTAGATGGAATATAAAAACATAAACTAAGTATTAAAAAATCAAATAATACAAAAATAAAAAAAAATATAGGAGTATGAGAATTACAATGTTTCCAACAACTAGACTAAGACGAATGAGAACAAATGAAAAAATACGTGACATGTTTCGTGAAACAAGCATAGATATAGGAGATTTCATTTATCCACTTTATATAGAAGAAAAAGCTCAAGATGGAAATCCAACAGAAATTCCAACAATGCCAGGACAATACCGTTATAGCATAAATGATGCAGTAGAATATGCAAAAAAATTAGAACAAAAAGGACTTACATCAGTAATACTTTTTGGAATACCAGATCATAAAGATGAAGTAGCATCAAGTGCATATGACCCAGATGGTATAATACAACAAACCATACGAAAACTAAAAGAAGAAACAAATCTTGTTGTAATAGGAGATGTGTGCATGTGTGAATACACAAATCATGGACACTGTGGAATAATTGATGATGATGGATATGTTCAAAATGATCCAACATTAGAATATCTAGGACGAATAGCAGTAAGTTATGCAGAGGCAGGAGTTGATGTTGTAGCACCAAGTGATATGATGGATGGACGTGTAAGTGCAATAAGAAGTGCACTTGATGAAAATGGATATATTAACATACCAATATTTTCATACGCAGCAAAATATGCATCAACATATTATGCACCATTTAGGGATGCTGCAGATTCAGCACCTAGCTTTGGTGATAGAAAATCATACCAGATGGATCCTGGAAACTTCAATGAAGCAATACGTGAAGTAGAACTAGATGTGCTAGAAGGTTGTGATGCAATAATTGTAAAACCAGCACTAGCATACTTAGATGTTTTACGTGAAGTTAAACAAACATTTAAAATGCCAACAATAGCATACCAGGTAAGTGGAGAATACTCAATGATCATGGCAGGAATTGAAAAAGGCTACATAACAAAAGATCTTATGTATGAATCACTCTTAAGTATTAAACGTGCAGGGGCAGATATGATAATAAGCTACTTTGTACCAATGATCATTGAAGATCTGGAAAAATAGGAATATCTATATATTATAATCCTCCACCCCAACTTTTTTTTGTGTTTTATTTTAGTATTATAAGTTAATTTCTAAAAGTTTATTTTTATAAATTATAAATCTATATTATTATCTTTTTTCATAAAAAAAATCTCTTTTTACATAATATTATAATAATATTAATTATATTGTTTTAACATAAATTTAATTATTAATAAACTTTTAATAATATAAAAAATTTTTTTTTATACTTTTCATAAACTAAATATTTAATTTTTAGGAGAACATCTGATGAATCTAAGTACTCAAGATATAGCAAAATTAGGTGAAATAGCAACACTACTTGAAGTAAGTGGATATCCAAAGGCTGGTAATGTACATAGAACCAGGGATTTTAGTAATATGACTTTTGAAGATTTTCTTATAAGTAGTGCATGTATACGAGGACCACTAAATACAGCAGCATATAATGGACATAAATCATATCCTTATATGTTAAATCAGGTAGGAATTGGTAAATGTATACTTGAATCTGTGAGAAGTACACATAATCTTACACATACAAATACTAATCTTGGTATAAGTATGCTATTAATACCAATATGTGCTACATTTGGTGCTTTAGTTGATGAAAATCCAATAAATAACCTCCAAAAAACACTTGATACAATTATAAAAAACACAGAAACTGAAGATGCAGTCGCACTCATGAAAGCTATAAACATAGCTGATGCAGGAGGACTGGATAATAAGCCACAAGAATATGATGTTAATGATAGCAATACTCTTGATGAGATTCGTGATAATCATATTAACATCTATGACTTACTTAAAATGTCACAAGACTATGATAAAATAGCTTATGAACTAGTAAATGAATTACCTGTAATATCAACATATGGTTATCCTACATATGCTAAGTATGAAAAAGATTACTCAGTAAATGATGTGACACTTGAGGTGTATCTTACAATTCTAGCATATAATACTGATACTCTAATAAATCGTAAGTATGGTGATCAAACAGCACAAAAAGTATCAGATAAAGCATGTGAAATACTACAAAATAGTGAAATTGCAAGTAGCAAGAGACTTAAAAAAATAAAAGAATTTGATACATACCTTCGTAAAAACAACTACAATCCTGGTACAACAGCAGACTTCACAGCTGCATCACTATTTGTAGGATTAGTTGATAAATATTCCATAACAGGAATATAGAAAAGAAATTGAAAAAATTATACCTTTTTAATATAATCACAAAAAAAAATAATAAGAATAATTTGGGGGAATTAACAATTAAAAAAATAGATAAAACCATAAATGAACTTCATCTTTATGAAAAAAAACTACTAAAACAACTCGATGAAGATCCAAACTTAACACCTGATGAAATGGCAGAAAAACTAGACATCCCATCAAAAGCAGTAACAAGTGCAGCAGGAATGCTAGCAAGTAAAAATATTATTAACATGAATAAAAATACAACTGATATAATTAACCTATCAGATGAAGGACTAGATTATGCAGAAAATGGACTGCCAGAACACAGAATACTAAAAGCACTTCAAGAATACGAAAAAGAAGGAATTAAAGAAGTAGGAATGGATGATGTAATACAAAAAGCTGGTGTGACAAAACAACAAATGAACTTCGCAATAGGAACACTCATGCGAAACCACTGGGCACACATAGATAAAGGAAATCTTAAAATTGAACCTGAAGCTATTACAATTAACATAACACAACTACCTGAAATACAATTTTTACACTACCTTAAAGAACACCCAAACATAGCAGATAATGAAATACCAAAAGAATATAAAAAAATCCAAAAACAATTCAGCAAAAGAAAAGGACTTTTTAATATAAAAACACAACAAGACTTCACATTTAGTCTATGTGATGAAGGAAAACAAATAATAGAACACGGCTTTGAAATACAAGATGAAGCAACACAACTAACACATGAACAACTAAAAACTGGTGAATGGAAAAATCTTCACTACCGTGGATATGATATTAATGCTTCAGCACCAAAAAATTATCCTGGAAAAATACACCCACTACAACAGACAATAGAAGAAATAAGAAGTATCTTCATAGATATGGGATTTGATGAAGCAAAAGGAACAATACTAGAATCAGCATTCTGGAACTTTGATATGCTATTTCAGCCACAAGATCATGCAGCACGGGAAATGCAGGATACATTCTATGTAAAAAATCCACCAAAAGCAGACTTACCAGATTCTGAGCTTGTTAAGATGACAAAAGCAGAACATGAACATGGAGGAAACACAGGCTCAACAGGATGGCAATACAACTGGAATGAAGATGTAGCACGACAAATTGTACTAAGAACACATACAACAGGACTATCTGTTCGTCACTTAAATGAAAATGAACCACCACTTAAAATGTTTTCAATAGGACGAGTATTCCGTCGTGAAACAATCGACTATAAACACCTCCCTGAATTCCACCAGGTAGAAGGAATTGTAGCAGGAGAAGATATGAGCTTTAAAAATCTACTTGGAATATTAAAAGAATTCTACCGAAAACTAGGATTTAAAGTAAGATTCCGACCAGCATACTTCCCATACACATACTTATCTGTAGAATCAGAGATATATGTACCTGAAAAAAGAAAATGGATGGAACTTGGTGGATCTGGAATGTTTAGACCAGAAGTACTTGAACCACTTGGAATTAAAACACAAGTAGCAGCATTTGGACTGGGAATTGAAAGACTAGCTATGATACGATATGGAATAGAAGATATAAGAATGCTTTATCAAAGTGATATTGGATGGCTAAGAAACTTGCCTGTAACACGTAACATAAAACAATACTAAAAAAATATAGAAGGGATATAAATGGTATATAATACACTAGAATTAAACTTAGAAGCAATAACTAATACAATAAAAATGTTAGAAAATGAAAATAACGATGAAAACCAGGAAAAAATAGAAGCACTAAAAAAAGAAAGAGATAAGCTTCTAAAAGAACTAAAAGTATTCTAAAGATAAAAGATAATACTTTTTTTCTTTTTTTTAAAAAAACTACTAAAAGGAGTGAAATACTAATGGAATTACTTGTAAGTGCAATAAATCTAGATGAAGCAAAAGCAGCCTGGGAAGGTGGAGCTGACATACTAGATGTTAAAAATCCTAAAGAAGGATCATTAGGTGCAAACTTTCCATGGATAATACGAGAAATTAGTGACTATGCAGATAATAAAATTATTGTAAGTACAACAATAGGAGATGTACCATATAAGCCAGCAACTGTATCACTAGCCGCTCTGGGTGCTGCATATTCAGGATCAAACTATATTAAAGTAGGATTATATGGACCTGAAAACTATGATGAAGCAATGGATGTAATGAGTAATGTTGTAAAAACAATAAAAGAATATGATGATACAATAACAGTTGTTGCATGTGGATATGCTGATGCTTATAAGATTGGGTCAATAGAATATGATATGATACCAAAAGTTGCATATGATAGTGGATGTGATCTTGCAATGCTTGATACATACATTAAAGATGGACATCGTCTGACAGATCATTTAAATAAAGATCAACTAGCACAATTTACAAAAGCTGCACATGATTATAATCTAAAAGTAGCACTAGCAGGATCTGTAAATGCAAATGATATAGAAATGCTTAAAGAAGTAGATTGTGATATCATGGGTGTACGTGGATGTGTATGTACTGGTGGAGATCGTAACAAAGGTACAATTAGTGCAGATCTCGTAGCACAACTAAAAGAAAACATTTAATTATAAAATTAAATAGAAATAATACTAATATAAATTTTTTTTATTTACCTTTTTTCCAAAAAAATAAAAAGTTACACAAAACTTACAAATTTTTTTTTTATATTTAAAAAAAAATAGCATTAGGAAAAAAGATTTTAATTACATAATACAAAAAGAGAATTTTTTTTATAAAAAAATATGAAGAATAATATTATTATATTTTTAAAAGGGGGATTATAATTTTGACAAACAAATATATGGATAAATTAACAAAAGCTGAAGATACATATACATTTGATGATTTCCTTATAAAACCAGGACTCTCATCAATAGAACCAAAAGATGTAACACTAAAAACACAAGTATCAACCAACTTCAACTTAAACATACCAATAGTAAGTTCTGCAATGGACACAGTAACAGAATCACAAATGGCAATAGCACTAGCACGTGAAGGAGGACTAGGTGTAATACACAGAAACCTCACAGTAGATGATGAAGTAAAAGAAGTACGAAAAGTAAAACTAGCAAATGAACTAACAGTTAAAGAAGTAATCACAATATCACCTGATGAAACAGCAGAAGAAGCAAAAGCAATCATGGACATGGAAGAAATAAGTGGACTTCCAGTAGTAGATGATAATGATGTAGTAGTAGGTATAATCAGCCGTCGTGACATAAAACCATTACGTGGAAAATACCTTCATAATAAGGTATCAGAAGTAATGACATCAGATGTTGTAACAATATCAGAAGGAACAGAAACAGAAAAAGCATTAGATATTGCATATGAAAATAAAGTAGAAAGACTACCTGTAGTTTCAGAAAAAGATGAAATTGTTGGTATTGTAACAATGAAAGACATACTAAAACACAAACAATACCCAAATGCAGCACGAGATAAACGTGGTACATACCTTGTTGCAGCAGCATGTGGACCATTTGATATTGACCGAGCAATGGCACTAAGTGATGCTGGAGCTGATATTATAGCAATAGACTCAGCACATGGACATAAAACAGATATTATAGAATCAGTACGTGAAATGAATAAAAACGTAGAATCTGATGTACTTCTTGGAAACATTGCAACAGCTAAAGCTGCAGAAGACATACTAAAAGCTGAAATAAACGGAATAAAAGTAGGAATAGGTCCAGGATCAATCTGTACAACACGTATTGTAGCAGGAGTAGGAGTACCACAACTAAGTGCAGTATCAAGTGTAGCAGATGTTGCAGAAGACTATGGAGTACCAGTAATAGCAGATGGGGGACTAAGATACTCAGGTGATATAGCAAAAGCACTCTGTGTAGGAGCAAATGCTGTAATGGTAGGAAGTCTACTTGCAGGTACTAAAGAATCACCAGGTGAAATGACAATACGTAATGGACGTAAATACAAACAATACCGTGGAATGGGATCCCTTGGAGCAATGACAGGTGGAGTAGGAGCAGGAAAAGACAGATACTTCCAAAACTCAAATAGTAGTAATATGAATTCAACAAAACTCGTACCTGAAGGAATAGAAGGAGTAGTACCATATAAAGGTGCTGCAAGTCAAATAATCTTCCAACTTATGGGAGGACTTAAATCATCAATGGGATATGTAGGAGCAGATTCAATAAAACAAATGCATGAAAAAGCAGAACTTGTACATATAACAGCAAATGGTATGCTTGAAAGCCATCCACACGATATAACAATTACAAATGAAAGTCCAAATTATAATCCAAGAAGTTAAATGATATCCTTTGGGATAATTTAAAATATTAACCTCCTTTTACTAAATTCCCCCTTTTTTTTTAATAAACTTTTTTTTTTAAATATTATTTTTTCGAGTTATAAACTATTTTTTATAAAATAAGTATTTACTATTATTTTTTTAAGATGTAAATATAAATTAAGTAATGATTTTTTTTTCAAAAAAAAGTAAAAATTTAAGGGGTGGTCATTAGAAAATGAGGATATTTGATAAAAATTAGCCCACTTTTTTTTATAGTGTGCTATTTTTCTTTTCATATATTACAACTTTTTCAGGTTCACGGTCATTTTCTAGTATGAATTTGTTAACATTTTCTATTGCATCTACGTATTCATTTTTATATATTTTTGTGTTATCATCTTGTGTTATTATGTATTCTGGCATTTTACCATTTTGGCGATTATAGTCTATTACCTTTTTAACAAATTGTGAGTACTCTGTTTTTGTTAATTCTTTTTTTATTTGTTTTTTATATTTCATAATATCACGTTGGTAGTGTAAGATAATCTTCTATTTTTATATTTCTTTCTTCTGCTTTTTGTTTGTTTTGTTTTGACATGAAAAGTGCTATATCTGCGTATTTGTATTGTGCTTTTTTTAGTGATTCTATGATTGGTGATACTTCATTTAGGGGTTTAAGTCCATTATGTGTTTGTACTTTTGTGTTCATTTTTTTAAATGATAATTCCTCAGGTACATCAAGTATTACACATTCAGGGTTTATGTCGAGTTTTTCTGCAATTTCTACTTCTGCTTCGCGGAGGTATTTTTCATCTATATTTACAACTTTTTCAGGATTTGTAATTTCTGTTAATGGTATTGTATCAGTTTTTTTATATAGATGTCGTGTATCTATGTTTTGTATGGTTTGTTGTGCTATTCCTTTTGTGTTTCTGGTTATGTTTATTAGTTCTCCATCATCAAGGTAGCGTAGTTCATCTTCTTT
This genomic window from Methanosphaera cuniculi contains:
- the hemB gene encoding porphobilinogen synthase, whose translation is MFPTTRLRRMRTNEKIRDMFRETSIDIGDFIYPLYIEEKAQDGNPTEIPTMPGQYRYSINDAVEYAKKLEQKGLTSVILFGIPDHKDEVASSAYDPDGIIQQTIRKLKEETNLVVIGDVCMCEYTNHGHCGIIDDDGYVQNDPTLEYLGRIAVSYAEAGVDVVAPSDMMDGRVSAIRSALDENGYINIPIFSYAAKYASTYYAPFRDAADSAPSFGDRKSYQMDPGNFNEAIREVELDVLEGCDAIIVKPALAYLDVLREVKQTFKMPTIAYQVSGEYSMIMAGIEKGYITKDLMYESLLSIKRAGADMIISYFVPMIIEDLEK
- a CDS encoding triphosphoribosyl-dephospho-CoA synthase — its product is MNLSTQDIAKLGEIATLLEVSGYPKAGNVHRTRDFSNMTFEDFLISSACIRGPLNTAAYNGHKSYPYMLNQVGIGKCILESVRSTHNLTHTNTNLGISMLLIPICATFGALVDENPINNLQKTLDTIIKNTETEDAVALMKAINIADAGGLDNKPQEYDVNDSNTLDEIRDNHINIYDLLKMSQDYDKIAYELVNELPVISTYGYPTYAKYEKDYSVNDVTLEVYLTILAYNTDTLINRKYGDQTAQKVSDKACEILQNSEIASSKRLKKIKEFDTYLRKNNYNPGTTADFTAASLFVGLVDKYSITGI
- the pheS gene encoding phenylalanine--tRNA ligase subunit alpha; translation: MGELTIKKIDKTINELHLYEKKLLKQLDEDPNLTPDEMAEKLDIPSKAVTSAAGMLASKNIINMNKNTTDIINLSDEGLDYAENGLPEHRILKALQEYEKEGIKEVGMDDVIQKAGVTKQQMNFAIGTLMRNHWAHIDKGNLKIEPEAITINITQLPEIQFLHYLKEHPNIADNEIPKEYKKIQKQFSKRKGLFNIKTQQDFTFSLCDEGKQIIEHGFEIQDEATQLTHEQLKTGEWKNLHYRGYDINASAPKNYPGKIHPLQQTIEEIRSIFIDMGFDEAKGTILESAFWNFDMLFQPQDHAAREMQDTFYVKNPPKADLPDSELVKMTKAEHEHGGNTGSTGWQYNWNEDVARQIVLRTHTTGLSVRHLNENEPPLKMFSIGRVFRRETIDYKHLPEFHQVEGIVAGEDMSFKNLLGILKEFYRKLGFKVRFRPAYFPYTYLSVESEIYVPEKRKWMELGGSGMFRPEVLEPLGIKTQVAAFGLGIERLAMIRYGIEDIRMLYQSDIGWLRNLPVTRNIKQY
- a CDS encoding (5-formylfuran-3-yl)methyl phosphate synthase, encoding MELLVSAINLDEAKAAWEGGADILDVKNPKEGSLGANFPWIIREISDYADNKIIVSTTIGDVPYKPATVSLAALGAAYSGSNYIKVGLYGPENYDEAMDVMSNVVKTIKEYDDTITVVACGYADAYKIGSIEYDMIPKVAYDSGCDLAMLDTYIKDGHRLTDHLNKDQLAQFTKAAHDYNLKVALAGSVNANDIEMLKEVDCDIMGVRGCVCTGGDRNKGTISADLVAQLKENI
- the guaB gene encoding IMP dehydrogenase, whose amino-acid sequence is MDKLTKAEDTYTFDDFLIKPGLSSIEPKDVTLKTQVSTNFNLNIPIVSSAMDTVTESQMAIALAREGGLGVIHRNLTVDDEVKEVRKVKLANELTVKEVITISPDETAEEAKAIMDMEEISGLPVVDDNDVVVGIISRRDIKPLRGKYLHNKVSEVMTSDVVTISEGTETEKALDIAYENKVERLPVVSEKDEIVGIVTMKDILKHKQYPNAARDKRGTYLVAAACGPFDIDRAMALSDAGADIIAIDSAHGHKTDIIESVREMNKNVESDVLLGNIATAKAAEDILKAEINGIKVGIGPGSICTTRIVAGVGVPQLSAVSSVADVAEDYGVPVIADGGLRYSGDIAKALCVGANAVMVGSLLAGTKESPGEMTIRNGRKYKQYRGMGSLGAMTGGVGAGKDRYFQNSNSSNMNSTKLVPEGIEGVVPYKGAASQIIFQLMGGLKSSMGYVGADSIKQMHEKAELVHITANGMLESHPHDITITNESPNYNPRS
- a CDS encoding pseudomurein-binding repeat-containing protein, which produces MKYKKQIKKELTKTEYSQFVKKVIDYNRQNGKMPEYIITQDDNTKIYKNEYVDAIENVNKFILENDREPEKVVIYEKKNSTL